In the genome of Zobellia nedashkovskayae, the window GTTCCCTACTTGAGAAACATAAGCATTTATTTTCATTTCGGACAAAAACTGTTTCGCCAAAGCGCCGGCCACTACTCTACTTGCAGTTTCCCTTGCAGAACTTCGGCCACCGCCACGATAATCTCTAAAACCATATTTTTGGTCATAAACATAATCTGCGTGAGAAGGACGGTAAGAGTCCTTTATGTGCGTGTAATCGTGAGATTTTTGATTGGTATTATGAATGGCAAAACCAATAGGCGTACCTGTGGTCTTTCCTTCAAATATTCCAGAATAAAATTCTACCGTATCCGGTTCCTTTCTTTGGGTAACAATAGCAGATTGACCTGGTTTTCTTCGGTTTAACTCGTTTTGAATGGCATCAAAATCGACCTCAATTCCTGATGGACAGCCATCTAAAACTCCTCCTATTGCTACACCATGAGATTCTCCAAACGTTGATAGTTTAAATAGGGTTCCAAAAGAATTTCCAGCCATTCTAAAATATTAAAAGTTAATTAATGCTAAACCAAATTCTATCAAAACTTAAAACAGAACACTGTTTGTTAGGCTAAAGGTTAATTTGGTCTAAGCTAGCGGTAAAGATAAATCTTAAATCATTGACCGCAAAATTAGCCTTTGTGTATTATACATTAAGATGATGCAGGTATTTTCTTAATGATTATTTAATGGTTTCAACATCTATTGGTGTTATCAAATTCATGTTTACTTTACATATATATAATTTATTTGTATATCCCCAGAGTTAAAAGGAATACCGGCAGATCTGACGGTTATTCTATTCGTTTTTTAAGAGAGCTAGAACACCATATATAAATTGAACATACCTGTCAATTATGAAAAAACGAAAAGTAGACATTGCTGTAATTTCAGATGTTCATTTGGGTAGTTACGAATGCCATGCAGACGAATTGTTGACCTATTTAAGTAGCATTCAACCAAAGACGCTCATTTTAAATGGAGATATTCTTGATATAAGAAGATTTAACAAAAGTTACTTTCCACCAGAGCACACAAAGGTGCTCCGTAAAATCATTACCCTGTCAATGAAAGGCGTAGAAGTGTATTACATTACGGGAAACCACGATGATATGATGCGAAGGTTCGCAGGTATTTCATTGGGCAACTTACATATTGTAAACAAACTATTGCTAGATATTAACGGCAAGAAGGCTTGGTTTTTTCATGGGGACATTTTTGATATATCCATGCGCAACGCCAAATGGCTAACTAAATTGGGTGGATATGGTTACGGTTTGATTTTTATTGCCAACCGAGCTTTAAACTGGTCATTGAAAAAAAGAGGGAAAGACAAATACTCTCTTTCTAAAAAGATAAAAAAGAACAACAAGAAAAGCTTGGACTACATTGCCAAATTTGAAAAGTCTGCTGTTGATATTGCTATTGAGAACGATTACGATTATGTGGTTTGCGGTCATATTCATCAACCAAAGAAGAGCAGACACGAAACAGATAATGGCGCTTGTACCTATCTAAATTCTGGAGATTGGGTCGAAAACCTAACCGCATTGGAGTATTCTTTAAAACGATGGAAAGTCTACCGTTACAATCATGATAAACTTTCCCCTTTTTTTATGGATGAGGAATTGAAGAACATGAACATGCAAGACCTCATAAACTCTATAGCCATGTCAAAATTAAAATCAGAAAAAGAAGGTGAAACCCCTCTTGAAAGTTGATTTTAACTCTTAAGCCAGTAGTGCGTTCTTAAAAATGGTTACCGGATGCAAAGCCTTTCTTTTGGTTCCATCATAAATTTGATGCCTACAGCTTGTTCCATTCGCTGAAATGATGGTGTCTTCAGGCGATTTCCTGACGGATGGAAATAGTTTTAACTCACCAACCTTCATACTAACCTCGTAATGTTCCTTTTCATACCCAAAAGAACCCGCCATACCACAACAGCCAGAGCTAATAATAGAAACCTTATAGTTTTCAGGTAGATTAAGAACATCAAAAGTCACCTTTTGGTTACTCAATGACTTTTGGTGGCAGTGTGCATGAATCTTTACCGTTTTAGCTTCTTTGGTGAATAAATCTGCCGTAATTTCATTTTTCTGTATTTCAGAAGCTAGGAATTCTTCTAACAAATAAGTGTTGACCGCTATAGCAGTTGTCGTTTCTGAATCTTGCGAGAAACGTTTGTATTCATCTCGAAAAGTTAAAACCGCTGATGGCTCCAGACCAATAACCGGCAGCCCGTTTGCTGCAAAATCTTTAAGTTTTGGAATATTCGCCAATGCTAATTTTTTAGCCTGCTTTAAAAAGCCTTTAGATAAATAGGTTCTTCCGCTTTCCGCGTAGAAAAGTTGCACATCATAACCCAACTTGGTAAGCACTTCAATGGCATCCTTACCTAATTCAATATCCAAGAATTGACTAAACTCATCTATATATAAAACTAGTTTTTGTTTTGTTATAGTATGCTTATTTTTAAACGATTGTAAGTAATCATCAAAATTAAAGCTATAAACTTTTGGAAGTGTTCTTTCTGGTGCAACCCCTGCGGATTTTTTTAATAAACCTCCAAAGAACTTGGAATCATATATAGCATTGGTCAACCCGGGCATTTTACTTCCCAGTTTGTTTAATTGAGTGTTATAGGCAAACAATTTACCACGCATTGGATACCCGTTTGCTTCTTGATATTGGTATAAAAACTCCGCTTTTAAAGTGGCTACATCAACATTACTTGGGCATTCCGTAGCACAAGCTTTACAACTTAAACAAAGATCAAAAACTTCTTTAAGTTCCTTTTGGTCAAACTTGTTTTTCTGCTCTCCTGTAGTTAAATATTCACGAAGTGCATTTGCTCTTCCTCTAGTGGTATGTTTTTCATCTCGGGTGGCATGAAAACTAGGACACATAGCTCCCGCTGCATGTTCGGTTTTTCGGCAATCACCACCTCCGTTACATTTCTCGGTAGCTTTTAGAATACCTTCACTATCTGAAAAATCAAGTAGTGTTTTTATTTCTGGTTCTTTTCGGTCTACTTCATAACGAAGCGATTCATCCATTGGGTAGGCATCAACAATTTTACCTGGGTTGAAAATACTTTCAGGATCAAAATAAGATTTTATCCGTCTTAACAACTGATAGTTCTCCTCGCCTATCATCAAAGGAATAAACTCGGCACGAACAATACCATCACCATGTTCACCGCTAAATGAACCTTTATATTTTTTCGTCAGTTTAGCCACATCCGTAGTAATGTTTCTAAACATCACTACGTCATCGCCCTTTTTTAAGTTTAATATAGGACGAAGGTGCAATTCCCCTGCCCCAGCATGTGCATAATACACAGCGGACTGCTTATAGCCATCCATGATTTGGGTGAACTCACCTATAAAATCTTTTAAATCAGCAACGGCAACTGCCGTATCTTCAATACACGCAACGGCTTTTCGGTCACCAACCATATTTCCTAACAACCCTAGCCCAGCTTTGCGCAGTATGACGGCCTTATTTACATCATCGCCTCTTAATATAGCTTCAGAATAGCTAAGACCTGATACTTTTGCTGTTACCAGAAGTGCATCAATTTGCTTTTGGAGGTCTTCTTCGGTATCCGCTTTAACCTCTAACATTAAAAGTGCTGCAGGATCTCCATCAACAAAGAACCGGTTTTTTAATTGTTCCCTATTATTCTTTGTACAGTCAAGAATTACCCTGTCCATCATCTCACAAAGATGTAAATCGTGCTCCATTACGGGTGCTACGTCAGATAGGCAGTCTTCCAAGCTTTTATAATGTGTTACCACCATAGCAGAAAACTTAGGCGGCAAATCATCTAATTGAAACGTTATTTCTGTAGTGAAAGCCAAAGTACCCTCACTTCCACTTAATAATTTACAGATATTAATTTTTTCATCCGTATCTCCAAATACACTTGTATTCAGCAACTCATCTACGGCATAACCTGTGCTTCTTCTGTGAATTTCAGGTTTCGGAAATTCCTCAAAAATCCGTTCTTGCACTTCCTTAGGAGACAATTCCTTGTAAATTTCTCTATATATAGTTCCTTCTAAAGTATTTAAACTTTGTTTTTCTTCAAATTCAGATACGGTAAGTGCTTTAAATTCTACCTCGTTTCCATCTGACAATACCGTTTTAAGCGAGACAATTTTTTCGCGGGTAATACCATATTTAATAGATGTAGTTCCCGAAGAGTTGTTTCCAACCATACCGCCAACCATACAACGGTTAGCTGTAGAAGTATTTGGTCCAAAAAACAGACCGTAAGGCTCAAGGTACTGGTTCAATTCATCACGAATTACACCTGGTTGTAATGTTACCTGCTTTTTTTTCTCATCTAAGCTAATGATCTTTGTAAAGTGCTTTGATGTATCTACTACTATACCTTCGCCAACTACCTGCCCTGCTAAAGAGGTACCTGCAGTACGAGGTATAAGACCAATCTTATGCTTGTTTGCGAACAAAACCAAAGTTTTAAGATCTTTGATCGTCTCAGGAAAAGTTACGGCAGTAGGGATTTTCCTATATACAGAAGCATCCGTGGCGTATAAGGTTTTTGTTAAACTATCCGATAAAACGCGACCTTGCAGTGAATTCCCTAGTTCTAGAAGTAAATTTTTATTCAACGGTAAACAATTTAGATTGCTAAATTAAGTTTTTATGGTTGAAAGGCGAATGTAAAACACCTTTTTAGAACCAAAAATCACAAGAATATGAAAAAATGGAAATTTTTATTTTTTATTTGCTTTTGCTTTACCGCACTTTCTCTTCAGGCCCAAGAAATTGCAGACAACGCGTTAGGTTTGCGACTTGGTGACAGTGATGGGTTTGGTGCTGAAATTTCTTATCAGAGATCTATTGGTCGTTATACGCGCGCAGAATTTGATCTAGGTTACCGGGATAGTCGCGAGTTTGATGCGGTTAAACTTACTGGTATTTACCAATGGGTATATGAGATCGATAAAGGATTCAACTGGTTTTATGGAGCTGGAGCTGGTTTTGGAAGTGTAGATTTTTCTCCAATCCCCAATAAGAACAACCCAACCATTGCCGAAGATCCAGATGGTGGCCTTTTTGTTTTCGTTGCCGCTGACGTAGGAATAGAATACAACCCAGACCTACCTATAGTAGTGTCTTTGGATTTTAGACCTGAACTAGGACTTATAGGTTTCAAAAATTTTGATAACACATTGAATTTTGATATTGCCTTAGGTATTCGCTATCAATTTTAAATAAATTAAGTAAAACATACTTCTAAGCTCTTGACACATAATGTTAAGGGCTTTTTTTTGTACCGATATATACCTACATTTGCCACATCTTAAACCAAAAGAATGAAAAAAGTAGTATTATCTATCTGTATTTTAATAGGTCTTGTAGCCTGTAATTCAAAGCCTGAAGGCTATAACTTTAAAGGGAATATAACCGGAGAAGTTGAAAACGGAACTAAAGTATTTCTAAGGGCCATGGGCGAAAATGGACAGCCTGTAGATATTGATACTACCACAATTGAAAACGGAGCGTTTGCTTTTACCGGTGTAGCAGATATGCCTGAAATGCATTACGTTTTTGTAGACAAGCTAATGGGGTATACTGCTGTTATCCTAGAGAATGGGGATATAGAGCTTAAAGCTCAGAAAGACAGTTTAGGTTTTGCTACTGTAAAAGGTTCTATGCAAAACGAAGTGTTCATGGATTACATGGACAAGTCTAAAAAAATAACTGCACAAGCACAATCTATTCAAGAAGATATGCAAAAAGCGGATCAAGCTACTGCAAATTCTCTTCGTGATGAAATGATGGAGCTTCAAGAAGAATACAAAAATTTTGAGCTTGACTATGTTAAAGAACATCCGGATGCTCTTATTTCTGTTCTTTTGATAGATAGAGCCATTGGCGCTCGTGCCGTAACTTCTGAAGAGGCACAAGCCATGTTTGACGGACTTTCTCCTGAAATCAAAAAAACAAAGGCTGCTGTTTCTATTACAGAAAAACTAGAGGCACAAAAGAAAGTTGAAGAAAACCAAAAAGGTACAGCTGTAGGTGCTAAAGCTCCGGCTTTTAGCGCTCCTACTCCAGATGGAAAAGAATTGGCGCTTGCTGATGCTTTGGGTAAAGTTACCTTAATTGATTTTTGGGCCGCATGGTGTAAGCCTTGTCGTGCTGAGAACCCTAATGTGGTGAGTGTTTACGAAAAATACCATGATAAAGGTTTGAATATCATTGGTGTTTCTTTGGATAAAACAGGAGATGCATGGAAAAAAGCTATTGCTGAAGATGGATTAACTTGGAACCAAGTTTCTAACCTTGCATACTTTAACGATCCTATTGCTAAGCTATATAATGTAGATGCTATACCAGCGGCTTTCTTATTAGATGAGAACGGTGTTATTATAGCTAAGAACCTTAGAGGACCAGCTTTGGAACAAAAAATTGCAGAACTACTTAACTAGTTTAAGAAACATAACATATAAAAAGCCCCGAACGGAAA includes:
- a CDS encoding UDP-2,3-diacylglucosamine diphosphatase, which produces MKKRKVDIAVISDVHLGSYECHADELLTYLSSIQPKTLILNGDILDIRRFNKSYFPPEHTKVLRKIITLSMKGVEVYYITGNHDDMMRRFAGISLGNLHIVNKLLLDINGKKAWFFHGDIFDISMRNAKWLTKLGGYGYGLIFIANRALNWSLKKRGKDKYSLSKKIKKNNKKSLDYIAKFEKSAVDIAIENDYDYVVCGHIHQPKKSRHETDNGACTYLNSGDWVENLTALEYSLKRWKVYRYNHDKLSPFFMDEELKNMNMQDLINSIAMSKLKSEKEGETPLES
- a CDS encoding FAD-binding and (Fe-S)-binding domain-containing protein, translating into MNKNLLLELGNSLQGRVLSDSLTKTLYATDASVYRKIPTAVTFPETIKDLKTLVLFANKHKIGLIPRTAGTSLAGQVVGEGIVVDTSKHFTKIISLDEKKKQVTLQPGVIRDELNQYLEPYGLFFGPNTSTANRCMVGGMVGNNSSGTTSIKYGITREKIVSLKTVLSDGNEVEFKALTVSEFEEKQSLNTLEGTIYREIYKELSPKEVQERIFEEFPKPEIHRRSTGYAVDELLNTSVFGDTDEKINICKLLSGSEGTLAFTTEITFQLDDLPPKFSAMVVTHYKSLEDCLSDVAPVMEHDLHLCEMMDRVILDCTKNNREQLKNRFFVDGDPAALLMLEVKADTEEDLQKQIDALLVTAKVSGLSYSEAILRGDDVNKAVILRKAGLGLLGNMVGDRKAVACIEDTAVAVADLKDFIGEFTQIMDGYKQSAVYYAHAGAGELHLRPILNLKKGDDVVMFRNITTDVAKLTKKYKGSFSGEHGDGIVRAEFIPLMIGEENYQLLRRIKSYFDPESIFNPGKIVDAYPMDESLRYEVDRKEPEIKTLLDFSDSEGILKATEKCNGGGDCRKTEHAAGAMCPSFHATRDEKHTTRGRANALREYLTTGEQKNKFDQKELKEVFDLCLSCKACATECPSNVDVATLKAEFLYQYQEANGYPMRGKLFAYNTQLNKLGSKMPGLTNAIYDSKFFGGLLKKSAGVAPERTLPKVYSFNFDDYLQSFKNKHTITKQKLVLYIDEFSQFLDIELGKDAIEVLTKLGYDVQLFYAESGRTYLSKGFLKQAKKLALANIPKLKDFAANGLPVIGLEPSAVLTFRDEYKRFSQDSETTTAIAVNTYLLEEFLASEIQKNEITADLFTKEAKTVKIHAHCHQKSLSNQKVTFDVLNLPENYKVSIISSGCCGMAGSFGYEKEHYEVSMKVGELKLFPSVRKSPEDTIISANGTSCRHQIYDGTKRKALHPVTIFKNALLA
- a CDS encoding TlpA disulfide reductase family protein, coding for MKKVVLSICILIGLVACNSKPEGYNFKGNITGEVENGTKVFLRAMGENGQPVDIDTTTIENGAFAFTGVADMPEMHYVFVDKLMGYTAVILENGDIELKAQKDSLGFATVKGSMQNEVFMDYMDKSKKITAQAQSIQEDMQKADQATANSLRDEMMELQEEYKNFELDYVKEHPDALISVLLIDRAIGARAVTSEEAQAMFDGLSPEIKKTKAAVSITEKLEAQKKVEENQKGTAVGAKAPAFSAPTPDGKELALADALGKVTLIDFWAAWCKPCRAENPNVVSVYEKYHDKGLNIIGVSLDKTGDAWKKAIAEDGLTWNQVSNLAYFNDPIAKLYNVDAIPAAFLLDENGVIIAKNLRGPALEQKIAELLN